The Plasmodium falciparum 3D7 genome assembly, chromosome: 12 genome contains the following window.
tataatatgatatttcgtattatataaatacaatggatatatgtaatattttacaacatataaattgttaatacaatataattatattatttttatttatatacatccatataaaatacaatatGCCACTATGTGGTAtcttttgaaaatattttaaattgtattattgtaataattgtatattttcaatttattaaattacaTTTTGTAATTAACTAATATGtagtttatttaaatatcataatatatatatatttatatattattataatataattaagttacataaaataatagataCAACAGagattattttttaacatgGATAAAATTTagcaaaaaaaatgaaataaacaaaaatgaaaaatgtaaatattaaaatacatataaaattattttattctgttatttttatgatcaatattatattttattaattacaagaaattttgttattattttaaagataataattatattagaatatattttaggatatttttttaataaaaatcatGAGGgctattatgatatatatgtggtTTACACCAATAACAACTATTGATCTacacatttatatgtgtgtttgcaggaaaatatattgttattttttaaaattttataatatatatatatattttatatttgttaaaatttacttgaatattaatttatcggaattcttatatatgtatgagagagaaatattttaaaaaaaattgaacaaaaaaaaagaaaaaatcaataaataaataaataatgtaaaataaaaattttgtttttaatttattttatatcatatttatatttaattttttaaatattaaatgaatatagtcataatttaaattatacgTATGATGAAACtataatgttattatatcataaaattacAACAAAATTTCCGcttatcaatatattatataaaatatatattagaaaacaaaatagatcattttttatgaattagattaatacaatttaaaatataatatattattttttgaattaaaaatgaagatgtaTTACCTTAAAATGTTATTGTTTAACtttttaataaacatattagtATTACCATATTATGTATGTAAAAAagatacattattattacaatgacataaatatataataaaacaattattacattttcagtacatattcattaatcctctttttcattttttaggagaattatctaaataatttttataatataagcGTCATACCAAAAAACACACAAAAAACAACGATAAAATCAAGACGTTTAGCACAAACCCAAATCCATAATCCGCATTATCATAATGATCCAGAACTCAAAGAAATAATTGATAAAATGAACGAAGAAGCAATTAAAAAATACCAAAAATCTCATGATCCATATGAACAATTAAAAGAAGTAgtagaaaaaaatggaaCAAAATATACAGGTGGTAATGATGCAAAACCTATGTCAGCGatagaaaaagaattattgaAAACATATGAAGAAAGGTTTGGTAACGAAAGTGATATGTTGAAGTTGGGCATGAGTCCAAATGCTGATGAAAAATCTTCAACATGTGAATGTactgatattaataatataaaactaGGAAAAACAAAAGGAAGAGATAAGTATTTAAAGCACTTAAAAGGGAGATGTACCCgtggtatatatatttcttcacTTGCTACAGTAATCTTAACAACAATCGCTTTGTATGCTGCTAAAACGGCTGCCCTAAATTATATTGTGGGAATAAAAGGATCTTATAGTGCGTGTGCATCCTTTGTTACTATATTTAACATGCTTAGTAGAGAATCTATTATTGCAGTTCTTGAAACAAGCGCTGGATTTTGTGCAAGTGGTGCTGGTGATTTAGGCGGAACTGTTGCAGCGAATGCTTTGGTCGCAATATACCCTTGTGGTATTGCAGCTTTGGTTCTACTTATATTAACTGTTgtacttataatattatatatatggttatatagaagaagaaaaaattcaTGGAAACATGAATGCAAGAAACATTTATGTAAGTAATGGAATTTttagaatatatatgatgttaCTTAAgtgtatataaattatattttataataattttttttttttttttttttttacaaatataatattatttaaataataatttctcaatgaaaaatatatttatatacattaattAATTCAAAACTTAAAATCGTACAAgacaattattatatggaatatatatttatgacttgaataatataaacaaatatataattctgaTGTTAATTTTAGTTactataatttataatactttttattcttttgaattttatattctaatatttattttgaaaaactttattaaattttttatattaaataaatattatacaattaaattataaaacaattcttccctattaataatattatttgtgtTAACTACCATGTACTTATACATCATAGGAATGTTctaaatatattgttttatatctaaattaaacaaaataGTATGGTTTCTTAAAGAAAAGGATtacttttgttttttcttaaatattatatcctATAAAATtcccttttattttatttatattttatcttaAACAAAAAGATAGACAAacttttcaaaataaaaaggaaatagaATTCAATattctatataaaaatatatattctaccAAAATATATGGTAACATATATTCAAATActaatcataaaataaattaaagaatttttttgatttcacaaaaaaataaatgtgaatacaatattttaatgttaatcaaaaatacataatcattaaaaaagatataatatattttatttttaattagtataaaatttatgcataaaacatatattttcaaatacataaatatattttgcaAACATCATATTTTATGAGTCCAAAGCAAACGAACTACaccaaatatatacaattcatataatatatataataatattactcttatataaacatataatatatatcaatacaaatttaaaagaaaatttaaaaaattttcttttaaattttaacgaattaatattttcatagaAAAgtataatagaaaaaaatgaaccaTATTACATTCATTACTTTCAAATATTGTAAAATAGaaaattgaaataatatataaatatgtatataataataataataatatattaacagAATCTTACTATctgtaaattataaatataatatattaatataatatacaacaCTACGTAAAACTAACAATGtactattttattatatgtataatttatcatattggtaacttcttttttgtttttggtgttacctaataataataataaataaaaatatatttttttatcataataatatgatttaGTACTttagtaataaataaatattttaaatgcttttaaatatttttataaaagtaataatattaatcttagtaataatatagataaattaGAGAGAATGTTTTAACATACAATAAATTttagaacaaaataaataacataatatatggaaattgatttattaatatatatgtatatactattattttaaacagattttatatcatttattatgttatacaatatttgttgttaattgtttttataacaaCAATGTTACGAAATTATATGTTCTAATAACTATTTCATAcgtatttcatatatatatatgttctaaaatgttattatatatatatgtcatatacaattttcaaaattatggttttacatatttgtaaataatttacaaaaCAAGAATACgttgtattattactatatcgtaacatattattaaaaaatttgaaaaaaaataaaaaaaaatgatcattataatttattgtgttgatataatataaaatttcattacaaattaaaaattaaaaaaaaaacaataaattataaaaaatgtaaagtgttttcatatatttttttaatattaatttttttttttttttttttgtaattattaaaagGGAAAATATGGTTCcactataaaaataatatatttgcataatgggaaaataattgtgtattatattattaaaaatataataatattataaattattcatatgtatttcagttaattaaataaaatatattattatatattaattatttagtTTTTATCTtaatcaaataatatattataactataacaataaaaatgatgttgAATTACActaatatattgttattttacctttcattaaatatattgtcaTCATCATCAGAAGTATGCATTaaacaataattataataatataaaattatatatatgttttttatcaatcattatatattataattatacctatatatccatatatgttgtatataaaaattacctttatatcaatattcattatatattacaattatcataaatatatataattataaattacaaCTAAacattagatatatatacatactgTTTTATAGGTATATAATCAAAGGAACCATTTCATTACATATACACCAAAACGAAGCACTAGGTTATTATGCGAATGTGAACTATATACCTCCATTTTTGATAATGACCCTGAAATGAAATCTTTGATAGAACATTTCAATAAACAGACACAACAGAGATTTCATGAGTACGACGAAAGGATGAAAACTACACGCCAAAAATGTAGAGAACAATGCGAtaaagaaatacaaaaaattattttaaaagacaaattagaaaaagaatTGGCTGAAAAGTTTGTCACATTACAAACTGATATACAAAGTGACGCTATTCCCACATGTATTTGCGAAAAGTCGTTAGCAGATAAAGTTGAAAAAACATGTTTAAAATGTGGAGGTGTGTTGGGAGGTGGTGTGACACCTGCTTGGGGTTTTCTCAGCGGTATTGTTTATACTGGATGGAAAGCAGCAGCGTTGGCAGCTGCTACAAAAGAGGCTATAGCTGAGGGTGCAGCTAAGGGTGCTGCTGCAGGTACTAAGGCAGGTATTAAAGCCGTCATGGATGTATTATATTCAGATTTTGGTTTATCGATAGAAGGTGTTCAAAAAATGGGGTTAGTTTTAAGTGCAACGAATTATAAGGATGTCCCAATGATTACTAAAGCTCTTTATTCTAAATTTCAAGTGTCGTCATGTCTACGTGGTGGCCCTGTCCCTGGAGTTCCCCCTGTTCGTCCCACTGATGGGACTTTTTGTTCTGCGATGTTAGAAAAAATTTTAGCTCAAGAGAATGTTGTTAAGCAAAATTCATTAGAAGGTTCTATAAAATCAGTTGTAAACCAAATTGTAACAGAAGCTAAATCCGCCGCTGTTAGTGAAACTGCCAAAGTTACTGCTTCTGAAACAGAAACACTTAAAGCAACAAACATAGCTGCAGTAAACGCTACATATGCTAGTTCCCAGACTGCTATTATTGCTTCTATTATTGCAATAGTCgtcataattttaattatggtaattatttatttaattttacgttatcgacgaaaaaagaaaatgaagaaaaaactccaatatataaaactattAGAAGAATAGATATGATGTGTTTTTGTTATGTTGATGTTAGTAGGATGCTTGGTACACGTATTGTTTTTCTTtgaatatacttttttttttcccattataaataactatataattttatatgtattaagtGTACACATATAATGTGTTTGTTATGTGtcaattttttttgattatttattgtattaattattttattgattatattaattttttctttttttcaagacttttattctttaaaaaaatgatctatttattaatatatatattaaatactaAACATATAAGTGtaggtatatataattgtttaggaaaataaaatatgatatgtatatatatatatatatatatataataaattatattaaatgtcatataacaaaatataacaaatagatatatgacgttaataataataataataattaattgtaggaaacatattattcatacgaaaaaaaaaatttgtctataattatataataaaaaaattaatataaataaatatttttattttgacaAATATATTACCTACAAAAACCtgtcatattatatatatatgtattaatttatatatttcatatcttGTTGTAtacttaatatattattaaaaatagcacaatataataaaaataaaaagtggacaaaatataaaaaatacataaaatacataataaaactCTAACAAAAATACAAAAGGAGAACAATTACATGAAATCAATAAAAGAATACgcataaaaaaaggaaacaatggaaaataaaaaataatatttattaatataacaataatttttttttcatttgtaaTTTCTATTTTGatgttgataatatatatatatatgacttCATATATTacttcatatattatatcataattaatatattatatgctaCAAATAGGAAACCttctattattaaattaGCAAAAaacatatgttatatatatacataatttttttaatattctaACCACAAGAATGCTTTCAACATCATATGTCGATATATCAacacattataatataataataatgaactaACCTAATCGCACAATaagttttattataaaataataagaatatattatatataataattataattataatatttatattttatcttttttttttaactataCTAATACGTATAATTAATATGATAGTAAATTTATaaccatatataaatattaataacttggaaaatattaaaaataaatatatatgtaatttattttttctatttatatatgattataataaatttattattattattgtttttattatagaaTGGTAAAATtactataatattattttaaaaaagtacATTTTTAAGAATTCTTCtattataatgtatttatactattagttttttatatattgtacaaataatatattatatttcatattacataaatacaATAGATATATGTAATGTTTTACG
Protein-coding sequences here:
- a CDS encoding stevor is translated as MKMYYLKMLLFNFLINILVLPYYENYLNNFYNISVIPKNTQKTTIKSRRLAQTQIHNPHYHNDPELKEIIDKMNEEAIKKYQKSHDPYEQLKEVVEKNGTKYTGGNDAKPMSAIEKELLKTYEERFGNESDMLKLGMSPNADEKSSTCECTDINNIKLGKTKGRDKYLKHLKGRCTRGIYISSLATVILTTIALYAAKTAALNYIVGIKGSYSACASFVTIFNMLSRESIIAVLETSAGFCASGAGDLGGTVAANALVAIYPCGIAALVLLILTVVLIILYIWLYRRRKNSWKHECKKHLCK
- a CDS encoding rifin, whose amino-acid sequence is MMLNYTNILLFYLSLNILSSSSEVYNQRNHFITYTPKRSTRLLCECELYTSIFDNDPEMKSLIEHFNKQTQQRFHEYDERMKTTRQKCREQCDKEIQKIILKDKLEKELAEKFVTLQTDIQSDAIPTCICEKSLADKVEKTCLKCGGVLGGGVTPAWGFLSGIVYTGWKAAALAAATKEAIAEGAAKGAAAGTKAGIKAVMDVLYSDFGLSIEGVQKMGLVLSATNYKDVPMITKALYSKFQVSSCLRGGPVPGVPPVRPTDGTFCSAMLEKILAQENVVKQNSLEGSIKSVVNQIVTEAKSAAVSETAKVTASETETLKATNIAAVNATYASSQTAIIASIIAIVVIILIMVIIYLILRYRRKKKMKKKLQYIKLLEE